Genomic segment of Flavobacteriales bacterium:
TATTGTTTTGGTTCTGGCTGTCAATTTAGGTCTTGCCCAAAATTGGCAAATGTTTCCACTCGATAGTATGAGAGTGTATGTGAATCCGTTTCAACAAAATGAGTTTCTTGAGTACGATAGTCTTGGAAATTTACTGACAGGAGTTGATTTTAAGGAACATAAAACACTCTACGACACAACAATTATAAAGTTGGAGCAATATTCCAGGCTTACAATATTTGAATCTCACTTTTATTGGCCTGAGCCAGTGGCCACATATAACGGTAATTCAAATTTTGGAAATCACATTATAAAAACTTCGGAACATACTCTTTTAGTTTTTCAACCACAATCAAGTTCGTTTAATGATACATTGGTTTTCTTGAATCCTGAAAGTGTTACCGCAAGCTGGACAGTTTATCAAAAGGATTCTTTGACGATACTGGCAAAAAATTTAAACCTAATGGAAAAAGATGGAGATTCAATAGCAACGATTGGATTAACAATTGAAAGGTTGACTAATACTGGATTGGAAACCAAAGTATTGCCCATGAAAGTGTCGAAAAAATATGGAGTTATAAAATCTCCAGTGTTTTATGAAATTGTAAGAAATAAAAGGCCGTTAGATAAAATAAGCTCTGTTGATATTCTTCCATACCATCCTAAATCTGTTTTAGAATTTAGTAAACCCAAGGCAGGCACCATCGTGCATGAGTTTCAAAATCTTACAAATAATTATATGGTTTTCTATAATATTTGGTCGAATACAGAGTATTACGATACTTTTTATAGAAAAGAGCAACGAATGCTTGTAACTAATCATTATGAGCATACATTTAATAAGGAAAGCTATTCAGACGAAACGGTAAGCTTTAAATCAGCCGATTTTTATCGTTCGAATGAATATATTCCCGGTAGAAAAGACACTAATTTTAATTATACAGGCCTTTGTCAATGCTGGAGCTATTTTGGCCCGTGCAACAAACAGATTCTAAATCACTTTAATCAATACATGGGTGATTATTTTTTCAAGAATGATACAATATTTATTTTACCTCGAGTTGATGAAATGAATTGGCATCAAACGCCAAATCAATTTATGGAGAATGTTGGATATGTTTCGGGTTTTAATTTTAGCGGACAAAGGAAAACTAAACCCTCATCACCATTCGAGGTTTATGATGATTACGGTGTACAATATCTCCACATACCTGGCGAGTGTGAATTGGGTGCTAAAATGTGGCGATTTGACGGGAGTGGAATAAACGATATTTCAGAGTATATTAATTTTTACCCCAACCCGACCACTGATTTTATAAACTTTGATATCGAAGAAAAAGTGAATGAAATTACGGCCGTTTCGTTGGATGGCCGACAGACGGTATTGATTTTTGAAAACGACAAAATAGATGTTTCCAATTTGGAATCAGGAATATATGTGCTAGAAATAAAAACCGATTCGGGTGTATTGAGAGGGAAGGTTGTGAAATTGTGACAAGCGATTAATTAGCTGTTTGGTCGAAAAATTATAGAATTTTGGTAAATTGAGTTTACCATAAATTTGTTACAGAAATTGGTCAATTCTTTTATGAACAAATATTTTTATTTAGTTATTGCAATAGTCGGGATTTGGGGATGTAATGACGACCCAAAAGAGCCGGAAGTTTCATGCGAAAATTGTATTCAGTTTACGGACCCAAAGGGTGTTAAGAGAACCTTTATCGTCTATTCGAAAGAGCTTGCCGAGAATACCGTTTATCGCGACTCGAATGGCAATGGTGTTCCCAAAGGCCTATTAAAACTTTATGCTTCCGAAAATCCAAATAGTATAATAGGAATGACATTTTATGTAAACCAATCGTATGATTTTAAACGAAACTATACTGCATCCGGGAAAGTTGACTTTTTGCCCGGTGGAAGCATACGCTCGGGTTACGACAAAGCAATTGTGGTGTTTTGGGACGGAAATCCAAATGGAACAGGATTACTGGCGATAAAATCTGATGTAGAAATAGATGACTATTCATATTCAAAAGATGTTTACGACCAACACATAATGAAAGGAAAAATGAGTAAACTGTATTTTGAGCGTAGCGACAGTACCAAGACAATTCCTTCTTTTGGGGTGAGCAAAGCAGAGCTTAATGATGTATTGATTAACATAAAATATTAGAAATGAGAATAATTCGAAACTCAATAGTTCTATTGTCCTTTGTTGCCCTATTAACTTCTTGTAAAGATGAGAAGGTGGAAGACCCTGAACCTACGACAACTGGGTTTCATACAAATTTGAACGGTTGGAAGTATGTCGGAAGTAGCAATATTAATTTCCCAACAGTTAATCCTCTTTTATTCATTAGATTTGAACTATTATACGGAAATACTTTCGATGATAGAACAGATATCATCTTTCAAACCAACGATCCAAATGATTACCCAACAACTCAGCGTGTATATAGACTGATTTTCAATAAAAATGGTTCGAAGTACTTATTAGAACCAATAAATGTGAACATCTTCCCATATAGTGCGGTAACAACGTCTTCGCAAGAAATCAAAGCCGTTAGAACTGAAGGGGTGTTTGAGGATGATATCTCTATGATTTTGGGTCTTAGTACAAATTCTAATTTAAAAGTTAGTGCAATACAACCTAAGTATCAAAAAGAGCAATTGAATATTTATAGTATATCAAATGGAGCGTTATCCTTATGGAAAAAGCAAGCGTACGACCTAAGCAAAGAGAATGGGTTTTTAGGTAATTATTTTCTTCTAAAACCGCTATACAAAGGAGATCAATACCCAATAACACTTGATGAGATACAAAATAATACCCATGTGGCCGGTTTGGTAGAAAATGATGGCACTTTGACCTTTGTTGCGGTAATTGGCACAACCCCATATCGTTCACTTTCGCTGTTCAAAAGTCTGCCAGGGCTTGAAAATGTTAAACTCGGAGACTATTCGGGACCGGTGCATAGAGCCATTCCAAAGCACAATTTGGCCGTTGCAGAAGTTTCAGATGGAGATGCCTCTACAGACCTTTCAAACTCATTATTTGTGCGAAAAGGAAATCGGCTCTTTATGCTGCTGGGTTTTACAAATAACAAAACACAATTTATTGAAGTTGACAGAGATAAATTTCTTTTAAAGACCAATTCAAACTATTCATATCCTGAATCGGCTGCTAAAGAAAAATGGATTGGAATGAGTACGAATAATGAAGGAACACTCATCACAACAACCTCGCCTTTTGGAATAAAAAAATATGATGGAAAAAATTCTTCTTCTATTGATTTACCTGATTTTAAACAGTTTAAGGAAGGACGAGGTGGAATCGTAGATGTATTTTTCAACAACGATAAGCTGTACTTAATGGTAACCAATGAGTATGAAATGTATTTCTATACAAAAGATATCTAAGAATCGAATGAAAATATTTTTAAACATCTTATTTTTTCTGGGAGGCACATTAGCTTATGGTCAAAATTTTATAACTCCTGTTAGTTGGAAATGGGCTACTCTCAATTATTCATGCCCTCCGGAAATAGTCAATTTTCCGACGGGTTTAGATTATAGTTCCGGCCCCAAATGCATGAAAATTGACAGTATGGGAAATGTTTACCTGTTGGGTTTAATACAAGTTAGTACGGGTATGGATTATACATTGGCGGCCAACACTACAAATTCTAATACCTTTACGCAAAATAATCCATTTATAACCAACGCCGGATATTCATTTTACCTGCTAAAATTGGACTCTACGGGTCAGTTGGTTTGGTGCAAAGACATTGTCACTGCCGGAATTTGGGAAGGTATGTCGTTCGAACTTTTTGTAGATGCAAAAACATCTACCTCATTGGTTTTATGCCCTACCGGAAGTGAAATAATTTTTAGTGGCCAAAAAATCCGCACGCAGGGAACATCTGGTGCAGTATTTTCGTTCGACTTAAATGGCAATCTGATTGATACCACTTGGTATGTAAATAACTTAACACAAGGTGATTCGGCAAGTTTTTTGTATTCAAAGCCAGGGCTTTGGCCGAATCAATTTGATGTGGTAAAACATACTTTGAAAGGCGACGAATTATTAAAAACGTTCAATTATTCTATACCTCAATTTATTTACAATCCTTTCGAAAATCAATATTTTTCGCTTAGCTTCGGGAGTGATGTTATCAGGGTTTTCGATTCAAAACTGAACCAGATAAAAAATATTCAACTTACCGGAGATGTTCCAGATATGAAAGGAACATCGTTTGACATTGTTTTTAAACCAAATGGCGACTTCATGATATTGTATCTCGAATCGGCAAACAAAGTTCACAAGCTACTTTACATTGATTCAACTTATCAATGCAAATGGTCTAAATATTTAGGCAATTCTGCCGCATTTGATGCCGATGGAAATCCTTGGAGCTATTACTCAAATACGGGTTTGGTGGCAGGCAAACGAGTGTTTCCTTATAGAGGGACTTCGAGCGTTGCCGTAAAGCTGAATCCATTAAATGGTGAACCTACGGGAGATTACATTTCACCGAGTTATACCAGCTACTGTCTGGGGTCGGATGATTTTTGCATTGATTCAAAAAATAGGTTTTATATGTCTGGAACTTTTCGTTACGAAATAGAGTTCGGCAATACCGTTTTAAGCCATATATGCAATAATAAAGCGTATGGCAGAACGCAGTATGTTGCTATGGCAAGCCCTGGTAAAGAAATCAACCGACTAACATCCAAAATTGGCAAAACAGAAATGGAATCGGGCGTTTTTCTATACCCCAACCCAACTACTGATTTTATAAACTTCGACATCGAAGAAAAAGTGAATGAAATTACCGCCATTTCGTTGGATGGGCGGCAAACAGCATTGATTTTTGAAAACGACAAAATAGATGTTTCCAATTTGGAATCAGGAATATATGCGTTAGAAATTAAAACCGATTCGGGTGTATTTAGAGGGAAGGTTGTGAAGATATAGCAATTAATAAAGTTGGCAACAACGAGATTAATAGTGAGAACAAAGAGTTTTAACCATTCAGGAATTAAGAATATTAAGCCTGCGGCAGAAAAAATTGTAATCCTCACCAACATTGAACCAATTTTCAACTTCAAAATAATCTATTAACACCCTATTTTTGCGGCATGGGAAGAGCATTTGAATTTAGAAAAGCCAGAAAAATGAAACGTTGGGGTAAAATGGCCGTAACGTTTACCAGAATAGGAAAAGAAATTGCCATGGCCGTAAAAGAAGGTGGGGCAGACCCCGCCAACAACTCACGGTTGCGAATGGCCATACAAAATGCCAAGTCGGAAAATATGCCCAAAGACCGTGTAGATGCGGCCATAAAACGTGCTTCCGACAAAGACAGCAGCAGCTACGAAGAAGTGCTTTATGAAGCCAAAGGAGCTTATGGTTTAGGAATAATGATTGAAACGGCCACAGACAATATCAACCGAACAGTGGCAAACATTCGAGCCATCTTAAAGAAAAATGGGGGAGAGCTTGGCACCAGTGGTTCGCAGGAGTTTAACTTTGATCGCAAATGCATTTTTAAAATCGAGTTGGGAGCAAGAGATTTGGAAGAATTAGAATTGGAATTGATAGATTTTGGTTGCGAAGAAATTGAGCAAGTTGAGGACGAAACGCTTATTTATACTGCCTTTGCTGATTTTGGAAACATGCAAAAAGGGCTAGAATCTATGGGCATTGAAATCGTATCGGTGGATAAAGAACGAATTCCGCACAACACCATCGAATTGACCGATGAACAAAAAGAAGAAGTTAACAGTCTGATAGAAAAACTGGAAGAAGACGAAGACGTGCAAAACGTGTTTCACAACGCCGATTTGTAGGTTAATGTTTTAACCACTTTGCCACTGCGAATAAATAAACTCTGAGACCTCTGCGAAAAACTCTGTGCCTCTGTGGTAAAAAATTAATACCACGGAGAACGCAGTTCGTCTCAGTAAAAAGATTCATCGGGCAGGCCTCTGCATGACGGTAAAACAACCTCGTCACCCGATAGCTATCGGGTCAGAGCAAAGAGAAGCATCTCAAAAGTTGATTGGTTCACCGCAGCCAATGCAAACAAACTCCATGACTACTGTGAAAAAACTCAATTCCTTTGTGGTAAAACAAATAAGTAAAGTATGAAAAACGTTTACATAGAAAACTCGAATCAACTAAACGTCCAATTCTCTAACTTTCCAACCTTATTCAAACTCCGACAGCTCCAACCAACGATTTTCTTTTTCTTCTAATAAAGCTATAATTTCCTCAATGCGTTTTGATTTTTGTTGAAGTAGCTCATAGTCATTATTACCGGAAGTTAAGAAAGACTCAATTTCCGTTTTTTCAAGCTCTAAGTTTGCAATTTCTGTTTCGAGATTCTCAAACTCTAACCGTTCTTTAAACGTTAATTTAGTTTTAACTTGAGCATTTTTTTGTTCGGCTTTCCAATCTGCTTTTTCCTCAGAAGTGGTTTTGTTTTTTAGCTCTTCCGTTTCCAGCCAGTCTTGATAATCGGCATAAGTCCCATTAAAATCTTTTATCTCGCCATCACCTTTAAAAATAAAAAGATGATCTACCAAGGTGTCCATAAAATATCGGTCGTGTGAGACGATAATTAGGCATCCGCCAAATTGAAGCAGAAAATCTTCCAATTTGTTTAAAGTCAACAAATCAAGGTCGTTGGTGGGCTCATCCAAAATCAGAAAATTAGGATTTTTGATTAAAACAGTCATTAAATGGAGTCGTCGTTTTTCGCCACCGCTCAATTTACTCACTGGGTTGTGTTGCATGGCAGGCGGAAACATAAAATGATTAAGAAACTGGCTTGCCGTTAGTTTGCTGCCATCACCCAGCTCAATCACTTCGGCGTATTCTTTCAAAATGTCAATTACTTTCATTTCGGGTTTAAAATCCAAGCCCATTTGGTTGTAGTAGCCAAAAACCACGGTTTCTCCCACATTTCGTTTGCCGCTGTCTGCCGCTTCAAGTCCACAAATCATATTTAAAAAAGTGGATTTGCCAACGCCATTTGGACCAACAATTCCAATGCGTTCACCTTTTTTAAATGTATAGTCAAAACCCTTGATAATTTTGGTTTCGCCATAGCTTTTGTAGATTTTTTTGAGTTCTAAAATTTTGCCGCCAATTCGACTCATTTTTACCTGAAGATTTAGTTCTGCCTCTCGAACGCCACTTTTAGCTTTGGCCTCTGTGTCGTAAAACTGTTGTATGCGAGATTTCGATTTCGTTCCACGGGCTTTCGGCATTCTCCGAATCCAGTCAATCTCCGTTTTTACTTTTTTTCCTGCTTTTTCAATTTCTATGCGGTTTACTTCTTCTCGTTCTGCCCTTTTTTGCAGAAAAAAAGAATAGTTTCCTTCGTGTGTATAGAGTTTCCCGTGGTGCAATTCGAGGATTGTATTGCACACATTTTCAAGAAAATATCGGTCGTGCGTAACCATAAGTAGGGTTAAACCTGACCGACTCAGGTAGTTTTCGAGCCACTCAATCATACCCACATCCAAATGGTTTGTGGGCTCATCCAATATCAACAAATCGGGTTCGTCTAACAATGCCAACGCCAGAGCCAGTCTTTTTTTCTGCCCCCCGCTTAGGCTCGACACTAATTGTGATTGGTCTATTATTTCAAATTTTGTTAAAATTTCGGTCAATCTACGTTCATAGTCCCAGGCGTTAAACTTATCCATATTGGCCATGGCTTCATCTGCTGCTCGTTGGGTTTGACTGTTATAATCGGCTGCCTGTTCGTCCAATGCAGCGTGGTAATTTGAAATAATTTCGAGCAAATCAGAATTGGCCGTTTTTATCAAATTTTCGATGGTGGTATTTTCATCAAATTCCGGTTCTTGGCTCAAATACCCCACACGAATTCCATTTCGAAACGCCACATTTCCATTGCTGGCAATATCTTTTCCAGCAATAATTTTAAGCATGGTTGATTTTCCGGTACCGTTATTGGCCACCAACGCCATTTTATCACCTTTGCTAAGGCCAAAGTTTAGCCCTGTAAAAAGGATTCTTTCTCCGAGATTTTTCTCTAAATTTTCTACCGAAAGATAATTCATGGGGCAAAGATAGACTTGTAATTTTGTTGTTTTCTTGCAACTATTACCTATTTCCGTGTCATTTCTAAAAAATAAAATGATTATGAAAGCTCAATTGGTCATGTTGTTTGCCTTTTTTACCACACTTTTAGGCTGCCAAAAGGATATTGCTCTCCAACCCCAAATTCTCCCTATGGAATTGAGTCCACAAATATTGTTCGAGTGCAGCATAACGGGATATGGTATAATCAACAATGAAGTACGTTATCTACTTACCCAAGATGGGAAGGTTGTGTCAGCTGAATGGCCAGAAAATGACCTTGATTGGAACAATGAAAAAGGAGGGTTCATTTCAAAAGAAGACCTTTTCTCAAATTATGATAAATGCAGCCTTGTCTGGGAAATTGATACAACTGAATTGAAGGAAAAGGTAAAACTCATTGAGGCAACTATTGACGGGTTAATGACCGAACTTTATATACCCAAGGTGTACTTTTACTCTACAACTACTTTAAGTTGTTATCATTGGGATGAACAAAAACAAATGTACCGCAATCAACTATTGCTTATGGATGGTCGATTTCAACAAGCAAACACCACAGAAGAGGCTCGACAACTTATTCCATATTTGAGAAAGGTTTTTAAACGATAAACAAAGTCTTTTTATGGAGATGTTTTCTAATTATTAATTTACCACAACATGATAAATTTCTGGTGACCAATAAAATGAGTTCTCAAAAAAGAGTTAATTTTGTCCATAATTTAACGTTATAGCAGAATAAAGTTTCGCTATAAGGAACGTTAAATTATAGAATGCAATGTTGGTCAAGAATAATACAAAAATTTTTTTATCCATTTTTTTGGTACATTCCGTACCCACATTTTCTTATTTCCTAATTTTCATAAATTTATAATAACATGTACAAAATTTTTATTTTCTTTACTTTATTATTAACCACCTATATTTCGTACGCAGCGAAAACTTGGGTAGGAAGCACTAGTCCAATTACAGATTCCGCTTGGAACACTGCGTCAAATTGGTCTCCGAGTGGAATACCAGGAGGTTCTGAAAAAGTTATATTCAATACCACCGTAGAAATTTACAGCAATGTGTCAATAACGAGTTCAAACCCCATTGATGTTGATGACTATGGCAGTTTGACGATTATTCCTGACCCAAATAGCACAAGTGCTGATACGTTTAGAGCGGCAATCGTTAGAATGGGAGATAGTGCCACATTGGTAAATGAGGCTAATGTAATTTTTAGCGATTTAAATTATGGTTTAACAAGCTCAGGTAGCGGCGGTGCCGAAGTAACAAACGGCGGCTATATGAGTTAAAAAACTTAAATGTTGGAAATGGCACTATTCCCAGCAATTTTACCAATGATGGTGTTTTATTAATTGAAAAAAACGTGGTGGTAGAAGAAGGATATTTTACAACAATTAGTGGATCTACGGCTAACATGGACGGTATTCTGATTAGAGCTGGAGGAACAATGGCCAACTACGGTACGGTAACCTCAACGGCCAGCGGTTCTACGGGCAAGGTGGTCGTAGAAGGAGGTGGTACGTTGCACAATTATAGCACTGGTGAAATAACCGCAGAAATTGGAACTGGAAACATTTACCCCATAGATATTAATGGAACGTTTATTAATGATGGATTAATTCACGTTGGTATTCCCGTTGTTTCTGGAAGCTATAATGCCGGAGCAAAGGGTATTCATATATCAAATGGTGGTGATTTTTCCAATACAGGTAACATTACATTCAATATCGATCCTGCCAATTGTATTATTGTCGATAATTCGGGTAGCTCAGGATCTTATTCAAATACGGGGTTGTACACCATTTACTCAGGGAGTGCTTGCGGTTTACCTCTTCCCGTAACGTGGCTGTCGTTCAATGGTAAGCCATTAAAAAATTCAATTGAATTAACCTGGGAAACAGCCAGTGAAATGAACAATGAAAAGTTTCAGATATTTAGATCAACAGATAAAGGTAATTGGGAAATTTTGGTGTCTGTGCCTTCAAAAAATGGAAATGCAAATTCAAAGCAAACCTATTCTTATGTAGATAATGATGTGGTAGTTGGTACAACCTACTATTACCAGCTAAAACAAATTGACTACAACGATGACTTTACAATGTCAGAAATTGTTCGTGTAAAATGGGGTTTGAATTCAAATAACGACCAAATTAGTATTTATCCCAACCCTTTAAATGATCGAATACTAAATGTTCAAAGCAATACTGATGGAACATACGAGTTAAATAACTCACTTGGGCAAACCATCAAATCGGGCAACATCGATTCGGGTGAAAACAAAATCGAATTCAATGAAATGATTGATTCGCACGGTGCATTTTTATATTATTTGATTGTTAAAAATAGTTACGGAGAAATTGTATCGTCGTCTAAAATTGTTACATATACGAAATAAAGAAATCGAGTTTTACCACTTCAGGTAACACTTATCGAAACCACCATTTACAGCAAGTGAATGGTGGTTTTTGTTTTTATAAATAGCACACTTTAAAGTATAATTGAAAATTATCATTGACTGGTAATTTTAAAATGGCTTTAAACATGAAATCGACTATCGCAATTATCTTCTTTTTGGTTCTTTCCTTCCAGGGTTTGTGTACTATTATTCATGTCGAATTCAAAATAAAAAATAAGGAGATTGCGGATTTTGGGTTAGTATATGTAATTGTTCAGGATTCTTTGGGTAGAAGTATTTCTGCCAGCAATATAAATGGTAAAAGTGCCCTGCTTGATGTTAGTGATACCCTATCGGGCAAGTTAAAGCTAAAAATAGAGGCCTATGGTTATTTCCCCATCGAAATTCAACTTTCACCTCAAACCCTTTTACAAAATGATTCTATAACAATTTCAAATGTCAAATTGATAAAATCATCTGCCAAAAAAATTCCCCGAAAAGCCATGTGTGCAGTATATGCACCAAAGGAAAAAGACATTCCCAAGAAAATAAACATTAAGATAAATGGTAAAAAAAACATTTTGGTGCCTAATAAAGCCGGAGTGAGGGATCTTACCTACATCAATCAAACGGAGGTTTAAAGTAAATTCATTCCGCTTTTGAAGTTCAAAACCCGAACCCAAAAACTATATTTGCCCAAAATTTTCAGACAATGGAACTCGGTAAAAAACTTTTTAAATTCGAACTAAAAGCCACAGATGGTGAAGTATATTCAAATTATAGTTTTGCCGACAGAACGGCGTTATTGATTGTGGTAACCTGCAATCATTGCCCGTATGCCAATGCCTATTGGAAACGAATTGAGCGATTTAGCACCATTTATGAAGAGGACAATTTGGCGGTGGTTTGCATAAATCCAAACGATGCGGAAAAATATCCTCAGGATTCGTTTGAAAACATGGTGCAATTGATGAATGAAAACAAATTTAATTTTGTTTATCTACACGACGAAGCCCAAACCGTTACCAAAAAATTAGGTGCCACGCGAACTCCCGAGGCTTTTTTGTTCAACTCAAAACGGGAGTTGGTTTATAAAGGTGCCATAGACGACTCGTGGGAAAACCCACATTCTGTAACCCGTGTTTACTTGGAAGATGCCATCGAGGCATCATTAGACGGTTTAGAGGTTGATTTTCCTGAAATAAATCCTGTTGGGTGTTCCATTAAATGGAAACCCGGCAACGAACCCAAATGAAATTTGATTTACACAACAAGGTTGTCATCATCACTGGTGCCTCATCGGGCATAGGTGCAGCTTCGGCTTTGGCCATTTCAAAACTGGGGGCAAAAGTGGTGTTAGCTTCGCGAAATATCGATAAGTTAAA
This window contains:
- a CDS encoding thioredoxin family protein — translated: MELGKKLFKFELKATDGEVYSNYSFADRTALLIVVTCNHCPYANAYWKRIERFSTIYEEDNLAVVCINPNDAEKYPQDSFENMVQLMNENKFNFVYLHDEAQTVTKKLGATRTPEAFLFNSKRELVYKGAIDDSWENPHSVTRVYLEDAIEASLDGLEVDFPEINPVGCSIKWKPGNEPK
- a CDS encoding YebC/PmpR family DNA-binding transcriptional regulator; this encodes MGRAFEFRKARKMKRWGKMAVTFTRIGKEIAMAVKEGGADPANNSRLRMAIQNAKSENMPKDRVDAAIKRASDKDSSSYEEVLYEAKGAYGLGIMIETATDNINRTVANIRAILKKNGGELGTSGSQEFNFDRKCIFKIELGARDLEELELELIDFGCEEIEQVEDETLIYTAFADFGNMQKGLESMGIEIVSVDKERIPHNTIELTDEQKEEVNSLIEKLEEDEDVQNVFHNADL
- a CDS encoding ABC-F family ATP-binding cassette domain-containing protein gives rise to the protein MNYLSVENLEKNLGERILFTGLNFGLSKGDKMALVANNGTGKSTMLKIIAGKDIASNGNVAFRNGIRVGYLSQEPEFDENTTIENLIKTANSDLLEIISNYHAALDEQAADYNSQTQRAADEAMANMDKFNAWDYERRLTEILTKFEIIDQSQLVSSLSGGQKKRLALALALLDEPDLLILDEPTNHLDVGMIEWLENYLSRSGLTLLMVTHDRYFLENVCNTILELHHGKLYTHEGNYSFFLQKRAEREEVNRIEIEKAGKKVKTEIDWIRRMPKARGTKSKSRIQQFYDTEAKAKSGVREAELNLQVKMSRIGGKILELKKIYKSYGETKIIKGFDYTFKKGERIGIVGPNGVGKSTFLNMICGLEAADSGKRNVGETVVFGYYNQMGLDFKPEMKVIDILKEYAEVIELGDGSKLTASQFLNHFMFPPAMQHNPVSKLSGGEKRRLHLMTVLIKNPNFLILDEPTNDLDLLTLNKLEDFLLQFGGCLIIVSHDRYFMDTLVDHLFIFKGDGEIKDFNGTYADYQDWLETEELKNKTTSEEKADWKAEQKNAQVKTKLTFKERLEFENLETEIANLELEKTEIESFLTSGNNDYELLQQKSKRIEEIIALLEEKENRWLELSEFE
- a CDS encoding T9SS type A sorting domain-containing protein gives rise to the protein MKRKVLFIVLVLAVNLGLAQNWQMFPLDSMRVYVNPFQQNEFLEYDSLGNLLTGVDFKEHKTLYDTTIIKLEQYSRLTIFESHFYWPEPVATYNGNSNFGNHIIKTSEHTLLVFQPQSSSFNDTLVFLNPESVTASWTVYQKDSLTILAKNLNLMEKDGDSIATIGLTIERLTNTGLETKVLPMKVSKKYGVIKSPVFYEIVRNKRPLDKISSVDILPYHPKSVLEFSKPKAGTIVHEFQNLTNNYMVFYNIWSNTEYYDTFYRKEQRMLVTNHYEHTFNKESYSDETVSFKSADFYRSNEYIPGRKDTNFNYTGLCQCWSYFGPCNKQILNHFNQYMGDYFFKNDTIFILPRVDEMNWHQTPNQFMENVGYVSGFNFSGQRKTKPSSPFEVYDDYGVQYLHIPGECELGAKMWRFDGSGINDISEYINFYPNPTTDFINFDIEEKVNEITAVSLDGRQTVLIFENDKIDVSNLESGIYVLEIKTDSGVLRGKVVKL
- a CDS encoding T9SS type A sorting domain-containing protein, with translation MKIFLNILFFLGGTLAYGQNFITPVSWKWATLNYSCPPEIVNFPTGLDYSSGPKCMKIDSMGNVYLLGLIQVSTGMDYTLAANTTNSNTFTQNNPFITNAGYSFYLLKLDSTGQLVWCKDIVTAGIWEGMSFELFVDAKTSTSLVLCPTGSEIIFSGQKIRTQGTSGAVFSFDLNGNLIDTTWYVNNLTQGDSASFLYSKPGLWPNQFDVVKHTLKGDELLKTFNYSIPQFIYNPFENQYFSLSFGSDVIRVFDSKLNQIKNIQLTGDVPDMKGTSFDIVFKPNGDFMILYLESANKVHKLLYIDSTYQCKWSKYLGNSAAFDADGNPWSYYSNTGLVAGKRVFPYRGTSSVAVKLNPLNGEPTGDYISPSYTSYCLGSDDFCIDSKNRFYMSGTFRYEIEFGNTVLSHICNNKAYGRTQYVAMASPGKEINRLTSKIGKTEMESGVFLYPNPTTDFINFDIEEKVNEITAISLDGRQTALIFENDKIDVSNLESGIYALEIKTDSGVFRGKVVKI